A window of Aeromicrobium sp. Root236 contains these coding sequences:
- a CDS encoding RNA polymerase sigma factor, which translates to MDVDEQLIARARAGEAPAMEELLAAIRPRVVSRCARLLPHTLDAEEAAQDALLSIATHLKDYSGEGSFMGWVTVIASNSARQTYRTLKRRFAERSVDELPVSPDPRTTSVIAGSRLDLLDAIEALEQAHPATAEAFVLRDIGALPYDEIAALTQTPLGTVKARIHTARGFVRERLGVNEGNF; encoded by the coding sequence ATGGATGTCGACGAGCAGCTGATCGCCAGGGCGCGAGCCGGTGAGGCCCCCGCGATGGAAGAGCTGCTGGCGGCCATCCGGCCGAGGGTCGTGAGCCGGTGCGCCCGGTTGCTGCCGCACACGCTCGACGCCGAGGAGGCCGCTCAGGACGCGCTGCTGTCGATCGCGACGCACCTGAAGGACTACTCCGGCGAGGGCTCGTTCATGGGCTGGGTCACGGTCATCGCGTCCAACTCGGCACGGCAGACCTATCGCACGTTGAAGCGGCGGTTCGCCGAGCGCTCCGTCGACGAGCTGCCGGTCAGCCCCGACCCGCGCACGACCAGCGTGATCGCCGGCAGCCGCCTCGACCTGCTCGACGCGATCGAGGCCCTCGAGCAGGCGCACCCGGCGACCGCCGAGGCGTTCGTCCTGCGTGACATCGGTGCGCTGCCGTACGACGAGATCGCCGCCCTCACGCAGACGCCGCTCGGCACCGTCAAGGCCCGCATCCACACGGCACGAGGATTCGTACGGGAGAGGCTGGGGGTCAATGAAGGCAACTTCTGA
- a CDS encoding SRPBCC family protein, with product MTGRTDTATRRINATTEALYRALTDAEARVRWLPPTGMSARMERYDLRVGGGYRMVLTYDDPSGEIGKSTADSDVVEATFVELVDGERVVEAIEFESDDAAFAGTMTMTWQLTPMAAGTEVSIVASGVPTGISPIDHATGMQSSLANLAAYVESA from the coding sequence GTGACCGGACGGACCGACACCGCGACCAGGCGGATCAACGCCACGACCGAGGCCCTCTACCGGGCCCTGACCGACGCAGAGGCGCGCGTCCGGTGGCTCCCACCCACAGGCATGAGCGCCCGGATGGAGCGGTACGACCTGAGGGTCGGCGGCGGCTATCGCATGGTGCTGACGTACGACGACCCGTCGGGCGAGATCGGCAAGAGCACCGCCGACTCCGACGTCGTCGAGGCCACGTTCGTCGAGCTCGTCGACGGGGAGCGTGTGGTCGAGGCGATCGAGTTCGAGTCCGACGACGCGGCGTTCGCGGGGACCATGACGATGACGTGGCAGCTCACGCCCATGGCCGCCGGCACCGAGGTCAGCATCGTGGCCTCGGGCGTACCCACCGGCATCTCCCCCATCGACCACGCGACCGGCATGCAGTCGTCGCTGGCCAATCTCGCCGCCTACGTCGAGTCAGCCTGA
- a CDS encoding carboxypeptidase-like regulatory domain-containing protein: MRPTTTVALSAVVTGTISDPSGYPLAGITVALFTEGRDQGTRLDTTITDDVGGYRFTRRQPVAGDDYRVEATDHTGAHVFTRLAVTIDPARPTPQDLTMPVAGYVQGTVVSDEQPATDMCVTASGAHATGAAYVSAKGTFRIGGLPPGEYAVTFQDADLTAREPIVVSVAAGRETTIEDQVIDLGQGVRAAR, from the coding sequence ATGAGACCGACCACGACGGTCGCACTCTCCGCCGTCGTCACGGGCACGATCTCCGACCCGAGCGGCTATCCGCTCGCCGGGATCACGGTCGCCCTGTTCACCGAGGGCCGCGACCAGGGCACCCGCCTCGACACCACGATCACGGACGATGTCGGCGGCTACCGGTTCACCCGGCGCCAGCCCGTCGCGGGCGACGACTACCGGGTCGAGGCCACGGACCACACCGGCGCCCACGTCTTCACCCGCCTCGCCGTCACGATCGATCCGGCTCGCCCGACGCCGCAGGACCTGACGATGCCGGTCGCCGGGTACGTCCAGGGCACCGTCGTCAGCGATGAGCAACCCGCCACCGACATGTGCGTGACGGCATCCGGCGCTCACGCCACGGGAGCCGCGTACGTCTCGGCCAAGGGCACGTTCCGCATCGGCGGGCTGCCGCCCGGCGAGTACGCGGTGACGTTCCAGGACGCCGACCTCACCGCCCGCGAACCGATCGTGGTCAGCGTGGCCGCCGGCCGTGAGACGACGATCGAGGACCAGGTCATCGACCTCGGGCAGGGCGTACGAGCGGCCCGCTGA
- the purB gene encoding adenylosuccinate lyase, with the protein MSTPNVLASRYASPEVARIWSPEHKIVLERRLWIAVLKAQKDLGVETPDGVIESYESVIDRVDLASIAAREKVTRHDVKARIEEFAALAGTEHIHKGMTSRDLTENVEQLQIKASLELMRDRAIATLGRLGRLASEHAELVMAGRSHNVAAQATTLGKRFATVADELMVAIDRLDDLIARYPLRGIKGPVGTSQDQLDLLGGDEAKLAELEVRVARHLGFDKVLTSVGQVYPRSLDYDVVTALVQLVAAPSNLATTIRLMAGNETVTEGFRPGQVGSSAMPHKMNTRSCERVNGLAVVLRGYASMIGELAGDQWNEGDVSCSVVRRVALPDAFYAADGLFETFLTVLDEFGVFPAVIQRELDRYLPFLATTKVLMASVRNGQGRETAYDAVKQHAVAVALEMREKGAAENDLFARLAADERLGLSEADLASLVASPIDFTGAAVSQVQAVVSRIEQILAANPEAAAYTPGSIL; encoded by the coding sequence GTGAGCACACCGAACGTCCTGGCCAGCCGCTACGCCTCGCCCGAGGTGGCGCGCATCTGGTCGCCGGAGCACAAGATCGTGCTCGAGCGCCGGCTCTGGATCGCGGTGCTCAAGGCCCAGAAGGACCTCGGCGTCGAGACCCCCGACGGCGTCATCGAGTCGTACGAGTCGGTCATCGATCGCGTCGACCTCGCCTCGATCGCCGCCCGCGAGAAGGTCACGCGCCACGACGTCAAGGCCCGCATCGAGGAGTTCGCGGCGCTCGCCGGCACCGAGCACATCCACAAGGGCATGACGTCGCGCGACCTCACCGAGAACGTCGAGCAGCTGCAGATCAAGGCGTCGCTCGAGCTGATGCGCGACCGTGCGATCGCCACCCTGGGCCGGCTCGGTCGCCTCGCCTCGGAGCACGCCGAGCTCGTGATGGCCGGCCGCAGCCACAACGTCGCCGCGCAGGCCACGACGCTCGGCAAGCGTTTCGCGACGGTTGCCGACGAGCTCATGGTCGCGATCGACCGGCTCGACGACCTCATCGCCCGCTACCCGCTGCGCGGCATCAAGGGCCCGGTCGGCACGAGCCAGGACCAGCTCGACCTGTTGGGCGGCGACGAGGCCAAGCTCGCCGAGCTCGAGGTGCGCGTCGCCCGCCACCTCGGCTTCGACAAGGTGCTGACGAGCGTCGGCCAGGTCTATCCGCGATCCCTCGACTACGACGTCGTCACGGCGCTGGTCCAGCTCGTCGCCGCGCCGTCCAACCTCGCCACCACGATCCGGCTCATGGCCGGCAACGAGACCGTCACCGAGGGCTTCCGCCCCGGCCAGGTCGGGTCCAGCGCGATGCCGCACAAGATGAACACCCGCTCGTGCGAGCGCGTCAACGGGCTCGCAGTCGTGCTGCGCGGCTATGCCTCGATGATCGGCGAGCTCGCCGGCGACCAGTGGAACGAGGGCGACGTGTCGTGCTCGGTCGTCCGCCGGGTCGCCCTGCCCGACGCGTTCTACGCCGCCGACGGACTGTTCGAGACGTTCCTGACGGTGCTCGACGAGTTCGGCGTGTTCCCGGCCGTGATCCAGCGCGAGCTCGACCGCTACCTGCCGTTCCTCGCGACGACCAAGGTGCTCATGGCATCGGTCCGCAACGGTCAGGGCCGCGAGACGGCGTACGACGCGGTCAAGCAGCACGCCGTCGCCGTCGCCCTCGAGATGCGCGAGAAGGGTGCGGCCGAGAACGACCTGTTCGCCCGCCTCGCCGCCGACGAGCGTCTCGGCCTGTCGGAGGCCGACCTCGCCAGCCTCGTGGCGTCGCCGATCGACTTCACCGGTGCAGCGGTCAGCCAGGTGCAGGCGGTGGTCAGCCGCATCGAGCAGATTCTGGCCGCCAACCCGGAAGCTGCGGCCTACACTCCTGGTTCGATCCTGTAG
- the purD gene encoding phosphoribosylamine--glycine ligase, which produces MKTLVIGSGGREHALALALSRDPQVTEVHAAPGNPGIAAVATLHDVDAMNGAAVAALATELGADLVVIGPEAPLVAGVADAVRDAGIACFGPSKAAAQLEGSKAFAKQVMAGAEVPTALAHVCETAEQVEAALDSFGPPYVVKDDALAAGKGVVVTTDRQAAIDHAAACDRVVIEEFLDGPEVSLFAITDGETVLPLQPAQDFKRALDGDEGPNTGGMGAYTPLPWAPDDLVAEVSRRVLVPTVQEMARRGTPFQGLLYAGLALTSRGVRVIEFNARFGDPETQSILALLRTPLSALLHGAATGGLAEVGLPQWSSDSSVTVVVASEGYPESPNTGDPIEGLDRVAELDGVDVIHAGTALRDGTIVTAGGRVLSVTAVGADLAEARRKAYEGVGLISIRGAHHRTDIALAAEQGTIEL; this is translated from the coding sequence GTGAAGACTCTCGTCATCGGCTCCGGCGGCCGTGAGCACGCCCTGGCCCTCGCGCTGTCCCGCGACCCGCAGGTCACCGAGGTGCACGCGGCACCGGGCAACCCCGGCATCGCCGCCGTCGCCACCCTGCACGACGTCGACGCGATGAACGGTGCGGCCGTGGCCGCGCTCGCCACCGAGCTCGGCGCCGACCTGGTCGTCATCGGCCCCGAGGCGCCGCTGGTCGCCGGCGTCGCCGATGCCGTACGCGATGCGGGCATCGCCTGCTTCGGCCCGTCCAAGGCCGCCGCGCAGCTCGAGGGCTCCAAGGCGTTCGCCAAGCAGGTCATGGCCGGCGCCGAGGTGCCGACGGCTCTCGCGCACGTGTGCGAGACGGCGGAGCAGGTCGAGGCCGCGCTCGACTCGTTCGGCCCTCCGTATGTCGTCAAGGACGATGCGCTGGCCGCCGGCAAGGGTGTCGTCGTGACGACCGACCGGCAGGCCGCGATCGACCACGCCGCTGCCTGCGACCGGGTCGTCATCGAGGAGTTCCTCGACGGCCCCGAGGTGTCGCTGTTCGCGATCACCGACGGCGAGACCGTGCTGCCGTTGCAGCCGGCGCAGGACTTCAAGCGCGCCCTCGACGGCGACGAAGGACCCAACACCGGTGGCATGGGTGCCTACACGCCGCTGCCGTGGGCACCCGACGACCTCGTCGCGGAGGTGTCGCGGCGGGTGCTCGTGCCGACCGTGCAGGAGATGGCCCGTCGTGGCACGCCGTTCCAGGGCCTGCTCTACGCCGGCCTTGCGCTGACCAGCCGCGGCGTGCGGGTCATCGAGTTCAATGCCCGGTTCGGCGATCCCGAGACCCAGTCGATCCTCGCGCTGCTGCGCACGCCCCTGTCGGCGCTGCTGCACGGTGCGGCGACGGGTGGCCTCGCCGAGGTCGGCCTGCCGCAGTGGTCGAGCGACTCGTCGGTGACGGTCGTCGTGGCCTCAGAGGGCTATCCCGAGTCACCCAACACCGGTGACCCGATCGAGGGCCTCGACCGCGTCGCCGAGCTCGACGGCGTCGACGTCATCCACGCCGGCACCGCGCTGCGCGACGGCACGATCGTGACCGCCGGCGGCCGTGTCCTGTCGGTCACTGCTGTCGGTGCTGACCTCGCCGAGGCTCGCCGCAAGGCGTACGAGGGCGTCGGCCTCATCAGCATCCGCGGAGCCCACCACCGGACCGACATCGCCCTCGCGGCGGAGCAGGGGACAATAGAGCTGTGA
- a CDS encoding phosphoribosylaminoimidazolesuccinocarboxamide synthase, with translation MPLDIPGARHLHSGKVRDLYEVQDGHLLMVASDRISAYDFLLTPGIPDKGEILTRMSLWWFDQLSDIVPNHVVSTAVPERVRGRALIVEKLDMFPVECVARGYLTGSGLRDYNATGETCGVPLPPGLVDASRLPEPIFTPATKADLGEHDENVSFAQITETIGAESAEALRDLTLAVYARAEDIARERGIILADTKLEFGARPDGTIVLADEVLTPDSSRFWPADSWQPGRPQPSYDKQFVRDWMTSESGWDRESNRQPPALPAEIVEKTRERYVQAYEQLTGETF, from the coding sequence GTGCCACTCGACATCCCCGGAGCCCGCCACCTGCACTCAGGCAAGGTGCGCGACCTGTACGAAGTGCAGGACGGCCATCTGCTCATGGTCGCGTCCGACCGCATCTCGGCCTACGACTTCCTCCTGACGCCAGGCATCCCCGACAAGGGCGAGATCCTCACGCGCATGTCGCTGTGGTGGTTCGACCAGCTCAGCGACATCGTGCCCAACCACGTCGTGTCGACCGCGGTGCCCGAGCGGGTGCGCGGCCGGGCCCTGATCGTCGAGAAGCTCGACATGTTCCCGGTCGAGTGCGTGGCCCGGGGCTACCTGACCGGTTCCGGCTTGCGCGACTACAACGCGACCGGCGAGACGTGCGGCGTGCCGCTGCCGCCCGGGCTGGTCGACGCCTCGCGGCTGCCCGAGCCGATCTTCACCCCGGCCACCAAGGCCGATCTGGGCGAGCACGACGAGAACGTGTCGTTCGCGCAGATCACCGAGACGATCGGCGCTGAGAGCGCCGAGGCGCTGCGCGACCTGACTCTCGCCGTCTACGCGCGGGCCGAGGACATCGCCCGCGAGCGCGGCATCATCCTGGCCGACACCAAGCTCGAGTTCGGCGCGCGTCCCGACGGCACGATCGTCCTCGCCGACGAGGTGCTCACCCCGGACTCGTCCCGATTCTGGCCTGCCGACTCCTGGCAGCCGGGGCGGCCGCAGCCGTCGTACGACAAGCAGTTCGTCCGCGACTGGATGACCTCCGAGAGCGGCTGGGACCGTGAGAGCAACCGGCAGCCGCCGGCGTTGCCCGCAGAGATCGTCGAGAAGACCCGTGAGCGCTACGTCCAGGCGTACGAGCAGCTGACGGGCGAGACGTTCTGA
- a CDS encoding serine/threonine-protein kinase has translation MKQIGRYRLDEVEGFGAFATVWRGFDTELETPVAVKVLAENWAHHADVRERFLAEARLLRQIHDPRVVRVHDIGTHEDRPFFVMDYVSGGTVADRVKPPGSTEDALLLAIECARAVQVLHDEGMLHRDVKPSNLLVAEDGRVLVADLGSAKRLAEASGVTVTTGTPAYMAPEQARGAPVGPRSDVYSLGAVTYELLSGRPPYDVSDPGTLLHRSNDSRPAPLASSGKIPRNLDHLLASSLATRPDDRPESAAAFADALEQIVGGTKVRNVRRVRREVPSGLALTLAVLVFAASAAVTWYVIR, from the coding sequence ATGAAACAGATCGGACGCTACCGCCTCGACGAGGTCGAGGGGTTCGGCGCCTTCGCCACCGTCTGGCGCGGCTTCGACACCGAGCTCGAGACTCCGGTCGCGGTCAAGGTGCTGGCCGAGAACTGGGCCCATCACGCCGACGTACGTGAGCGGTTCCTCGCCGAGGCCCGTCTGCTCCGGCAGATCCACGATCCCCGTGTCGTACGGGTGCACGACATCGGCACCCATGAGGACCGGCCGTTCTTCGTCATGGACTACGTCTCGGGTGGCACGGTCGCCGACCGGGTGAAGCCGCCGGGATCGACCGAGGACGCCCTCCTGCTCGCCATCGAGTGCGCACGCGCCGTCCAGGTGCTGCACGACGAGGGCATGCTGCACCGCGACGTCAAGCCGAGCAACCTCCTCGTCGCGGAGGACGGCCGCGTGCTCGTCGCGGATCTCGGCAGCGCCAAGCGTCTCGCCGAGGCCAGCGGCGTCACGGTCACGACCGGCACGCCGGCCTACATGGCACCCGAGCAGGCACGCGGCGCACCGGTCGGCCCGCGCTCGGACGTCTACTCGCTGGGCGCCGTCACGTACGAGCTGCTCTCGGGCCGGCCGCCGTACGACGTGTCCGATCCCGGCACGCTGCTGCACCGGTCCAACGACAGCCGGCCCGCGCCTCTGGCGAGCTCCGGCAAGATCCCCCGCAACCTCGACCACCTGCTGGCGTCCTCGTTGGCGACCCGGCCGGACGACCGACCCGAGTCGGCCGCGGCGTTCGCCGACGCCCTCGAGCAGATCGTCGGCGGCACCAAGGTGCGCAACGTGCGGCGGGTGCGCCGGGAGGTGCCCTCGGGGCTCGCCCTCACCCTGGCGGTGCTGGTGTTCGCGGCGTCCGCCGCGGTCACCTGGTACGTGATCCGCTGA
- the yidC gene encoding membrane protein insertase YidC, with the protein MSDFLDAVLTPLDYVVSAPLLAWHKIFSAADPGWAWALAIVGTAVTIRILLLPLYVQQLRTRRELRKLEPQIKALEQTYGHDRELLAQEQMKLLKAVGFRPLISLIPLLLLGLVLVVLARMIDAVDKHAAPGESFRRGFLTDGDASSLSQAKVAGARVADSMVDHADSDAAVLAAVLIAVMCVTHVIAQRQEAAQLPAPVMPTGVVEQKRQVTLYVLLVAMAAVSLVLSIGVLIFWATSKLWTVGQQRLLRDEPGSG; encoded by the coding sequence ATGTCGGACTTCCTGGATGCTGTTCTGACGCCGCTCGACTACGTCGTCTCGGCCCCGTTGCTGGCCTGGCACAAGATCTTCAGTGCTGCTGATCCCGGTTGGGCCTGGGCGCTGGCGATCGTCGGGACCGCCGTGACGATCCGCATCCTGCTCCTGCCGTTGTACGTCCAGCAGCTCCGCACGCGCCGCGAGCTGCGGAAGCTCGAGCCACAGATCAAGGCGTTGGAGCAGACCTACGGTCACGATCGCGAGCTGCTCGCGCAGGAACAGATGAAGCTCCTCAAGGCCGTGGGGTTCAGGCCGCTGATCTCGCTGATCCCCCTCCTCCTGCTGGGCCTGGTCCTGGTCGTGCTGGCCCGGATGATAGACGCGGTGGACAAGCACGCGGCACCGGGTGAGTCCTTCCGGAGAGGCTTCCTGACCGACGGCGACGCGTCGTCCCTCTCGCAGGCCAAGGTCGCCGGAGCGAGGGTCGCGGACTCAATGGTCGACCATGCGGACAGCGACGCCGCGGTCCTGGCCGCGGTGCTGATCGCGGTCATGTGCGTCACCCACGTCATCGCCCAGCGGCAGGAGGCAGCCCAGCTGCCGGCGCCCGTGATGCCGACGGGCGTGGTCGAGCAGAAGCGGCAGGTCACGCTCTACGTGCTGCTCGTCGCCATGGCCGCGGTCAGCCTCGTGCTGTCGATCGGCGTCCTGATCTTCTGGGCCACGTCCAAGCTGTGGACCGTGGGGCAACAGCGTCTCCTGCGTGACGAGCCAGGATCAGGCTGA